The Streptomyces kanamyceticus genome window below encodes:
- a CDS encoding serine hydroxymethyltransferase: MSLSTVTTEGTASSGASVAYTDLDALRRQDPELADVLVGEVVRQSDSLQLIAAENFTSPAVLTALGSPLANKYAEGYPGARHHGGCELVDVAERIAVDRAKALFGAEHANVQPHSGSSAVLAAYAALLRPGDTVLAMGLPYGGHLTHGSPANFSGRWFDFVGYGVDPESGLIDYDQVRALARTHRPKAIVCGSISYPRHIDYAAFREIADDAGAYLIADAAHPMGLVAGGAAPSPVPHADVVCATTHKVLRGPRGGLLLCGAELAERIDRAVFPFTQGGAQMHTIAAKAVAFGEAATPAFTAYAHQVVINARMLAEGLAAAGFAITTGGTDTHLILADPTPLGVDARTARGRLAAAGIVLDTCALPHGDTRGLRLGTAAVTTQGMTAPDMVRIAGLLVDAVREDPNVREEVRELVGRFPPYAG; the protein is encoded by the coding sequence ATGTCGCTCAGCACGGTCACCACGGAGGGCACCGCGTCCAGCGGCGCCTCCGTCGCGTACACGGATCTCGACGCGCTGCGCCGACAGGACCCGGAGCTCGCCGACGTCCTGGTGGGGGAGGTCGTGCGGCAGTCCGACTCCCTGCAGCTGATCGCCGCGGAGAACTTCACCTCGCCCGCCGTCCTCACCGCCCTGGGCTCCCCGCTCGCCAACAAGTACGCGGAGGGCTACCCCGGCGCCCGGCACCACGGCGGCTGCGAGCTCGTGGACGTCGCCGAGCGGATCGCCGTCGACCGCGCCAAGGCGCTCTTCGGCGCCGAGCACGCCAACGTACAGCCGCACTCCGGGTCCTCCGCGGTGCTCGCCGCGTACGCCGCGCTGCTGAGACCGGGGGACACGGTCCTCGCGATGGGACTGCCGTACGGCGGACACCTCACGCACGGCTCACCCGCGAACTTCTCCGGACGCTGGTTCGACTTCGTCGGCTACGGAGTGGATCCCGAGAGCGGCCTCATCGACTACGACCAGGTGCGCGCCCTGGCCCGTACGCATCGCCCCAAGGCCATCGTCTGCGGCTCGATCTCCTATCCGCGGCACATCGACTACGCGGCCTTCCGCGAGATCGCCGACGACGCGGGCGCCTACCTCATCGCCGACGCGGCGCACCCGATGGGCCTGGTGGCCGGGGGAGCGGCGCCCAGCCCTGTGCCGCACGCGGACGTGGTCTGCGCGACCACGCACAAGGTCCTGCGCGGCCCTCGGGGCGGCCTCCTGCTGTGCGGGGCGGAGCTCGCCGAACGGATCGACCGGGCCGTCTTCCCGTTCACGCAGGGCGGCGCCCAGATGCACACGATCGCCGCCAAGGCCGTCGCCTTCGGCGAAGCGGCAACACCGGCCTTCACCGCGTACGCCCATCAGGTGGTGATCAACGCACGGATGCTGGCCGAGGGTCTTGCCGCCGCCGGTTTCGCGATCACCACCGGCGGTACGGACACCCATCTGATTCTGGCCGATCCGACACCCCTGGGAGTCGACGCACGCACCGCCCGCGGCCGACTCGCGGCGGCCGGGATCGTCCTCGACACGTGCGCGCTGCCGCACGGCGACACCCGCGGTCTACGGCTGGGAACCGCCGCCGTCACGACCCAGGGGATGACCGCGCCGGACATGGTG
- a CDS encoding arsenate reductase/protein-tyrosine-phosphatase family protein: MTAPETGRGIAGFPGSAGAFRILHVSTGNVCRSPITERLTRHALADRLGDPFTGGLIVESAGTWGHEGAPMETNAETVLADFGADATGFMGRELLDDHVIRADLVLTATRDHRAQVISMGHSAGLRTFTLKEFTRLVRAIDPTTLPDPDEGVVERARALVRAAAALRGWLLAPNVEADEVYDPYGAPLPFFRSVGDEINQALDPVVTALTGVNAHT, from the coding sequence TTGACAGCCCCTGAGACGGGGCGTGGCATAGCGGGCTTCCCGGGCTCTGCGGGCGCGTTCCGCATCCTCCACGTCAGCACCGGCAACGTGTGCCGCTCGCCGATCACCGAGCGGCTGACCCGGCATGCCCTGGCCGACCGGCTCGGCGACCCCTTCACGGGCGGTCTGATCGTGGAGAGCGCGGGCACCTGGGGCCACGAGGGCGCCCCCATGGAGACCAACGCCGAGACCGTCCTCGCGGACTTCGGCGCGGACGCCACCGGGTTCATGGGCCGCGAGCTCCTCGACGACCACGTCATCCGCGCCGACCTCGTCCTGACGGCGACCCGCGACCACCGGGCGCAGGTCATCTCGATGGGCCACTCGGCGGGCCTGCGCACGTTCACGCTCAAGGAGTTCACGCGGCTCGTGCGGGCCATAGACCCGACGACCCTGCCCGACCCCGACGAGGGCGTGGTGGAGCGCGCCAGGGCCCTGGTGCGCGCCGCGGCGGCCCTGCGCGGCTGGCTCCTCGCCCCCAACGTGGAGGCCGACGAGGTGTACGACCCCTACGGGGCACCCCTGCCCTTCTTCCGCTCGGTCGGCGACGAGATCAACCAGGCCCTGGACCCCGTGGTGACGGCCCTGACCGGGGTGAACGCCCACACCTAG
- a CDS encoding L-threonylcarbamoyladenylate synthase, translated as MARRYDTNDATDRTTGLREAASAVRRGELVVLPTDTVYGIGADAFTPEACADLLDAKGRGRNMPTPVLIGSPNTLHGLVTDFSESAWELVDAFWPGALTLVAKQQPSLQWDLGDTRGTVAIRMPLHPVAIELLTEVGPMAVSSANLTGHPAPEDCDAAQEMLGDSVSVYLDGGPTPGIVPSSIVDVTGKVPVLLRAGALSAEELRKVVPDLEVAN; from the coding sequence ATGGCACGGCGATACGACACCAACGACGCGACCGACCGTACGACCGGTCTGCGCGAGGCCGCGTCCGCCGTCCGCCGTGGCGAGCTGGTCGTGCTGCCCACCGACACCGTCTACGGCATCGGTGCCGACGCCTTCACCCCGGAGGCCTGCGCCGATCTCCTGGACGCCAAGGGCCGCGGCCGCAACATGCCGACCCCCGTCCTCATCGGCTCACCGAACACCCTGCACGGCCTGGTCACCGACTTCTCCGAGTCGGCCTGGGAGCTCGTCGACGCCTTCTGGCCCGGCGCCCTGACCCTGGTCGCCAAGCAGCAGCCGTCCCTCCAGTGGGACCTCGGCGACACCCGCGGCACGGTCGCCATCCGCATGCCGCTGCACCCCGTCGCCATCGAACTGCTCACCGAGGTCGGCCCGATGGCCGTCTCCTCCGCCAACCTCACGGGCCACCCGGCCCCCGAGGACTGCGACGCCGCCCAGGAGATGCTCGGCGACTCCGTCTCCGTGTACCTGGACGGCGGCCCGACCCCCGGCATCGTCCCGTCGTCGATCGTCGACGTCACGGGCAAGGTGCCGGTGCTGCTGCGGGCGGGCGCGCTCTCCGCCGAGGAGCTGCGCAAGGTCGTACCCGACCTCGAGGTGGCGAATTGA
- the prmC gene encoding peptide chain release factor N(5)-glutamine methyltransferase, translated as MLLAEVAQATQRLADAGVPSPRNDAEELAAFVHGVKRGELHSVKDADFDARYWETIARREAREPLQHITGHAYFRYLELQVGPGVFVPRPETESVVGWAIDAVRAMDVVEPLIVDLCTGSGAIALALAQEVPRSRVHAVELSEDALKWTRKNVEGSRVKLSQGDARDALPELDGQVDLVVSNPPYIPLTEWEYVAPEARDHDPELALFSGEDGLDLIRGIERTAHRLLRPGGVVVVEHADTQGGQVPWIFTEERGWADAADHPDLNNRPRFATARKAMP; from the coding sequence GTGCTGCTCGCGGAAGTGGCCCAGGCCACCCAACGCCTCGCCGACGCGGGCGTGCCCTCGCCGCGCAACGACGCGGAGGAGCTGGCCGCCTTCGTACACGGTGTGAAGCGGGGCGAGCTGCACTCCGTCAAGGACGCGGACTTCGACGCCCGCTACTGGGAGACGATCGCCCGCCGCGAGGCCCGCGAGCCGCTCCAGCACATCACCGGGCACGCCTACTTCCGGTACCTGGAGCTGCAGGTCGGCCCCGGGGTCTTCGTGCCGCGGCCGGAGACCGAGTCGGTCGTCGGGTGGGCCATAGACGCCGTGCGCGCCATGGACGTGGTCGAGCCGCTGATCGTCGACCTGTGCACCGGGTCGGGCGCCATCGCGCTCGCCCTCGCGCAGGAGGTCCCGCGCTCGCGGGTGCACGCCGTGGAGCTCTCCGAGGACGCCCTGAAGTGGACCCGGAAGAACGTCGAGGGATCCAGGGTCAAGCTCTCCCAGGGCGACGCCCGTGACGCGCTCCCCGAGCTCGACGGACAGGTCGACCTGGTGGTCTCCAACCCGCCGTACATCCCGCTCACCGAGTGGGAGTACGTCGCGCCGGAGGCCCGCGACCACGACCCCGAGCTCGCCCTGTTCTCCGGCGAGGACGGCCTCGACCTGATCCGCGGCATCGAACGCACCGCGCACCGGCTGCTCCGCCCCGGCGGTGTCGTCGTCGTCGAGCACGCCGACACCCAGGGCGGCCAGGTGCCGTGGATCTTCACCGAGGAGCGGGGCTGGGCCGACGCGGCCGACCACCCCGACCTCAACAACCGGCCGCGCTTCGCCACCGCCCGCAAGGCGATGCCGTGA
- the prfA gene encoding peptide chain release factor 1, with product MFEAVEELIGEHADLENKLADPSVHADQANARKLNKRYAELTPIVSTYRAWKQTGEDIETAREFAASDPDFAAEVKDLERQREEITEKLRLLLVPRDPSDDKDVILEVKAGAGGDESALFAGDLLRMYLRYAERVGWKTEIIDATESELGGYKDVQVAVKTKGGQGATEPGQGVWARLKYEGGVHRVQRVPSTESQGRIHTSAAGVLVTPEAEEIDVEIHANDLRIDVYRSSGPGGQSVNTTDSAVRITHLPTGVVASCQNEKSQLQNKEQAMRILRSRLLAAAQEEAEKEAADARRSQVRTVDRSEKIRTYNFPENRISDHRVGFKAYNLDQVLDGDLDAVIQACVDADSAAKLAAA from the coding sequence ATGTTCGAGGCGGTCGAGGAACTGATCGGCGAGCACGCCGATCTGGAGAACAAGCTCGCGGACCCGTCGGTCCACGCCGACCAGGCCAACGCGCGCAAGCTCAACAAGCGCTATGCCGAGCTGACCCCGATCGTCTCGACGTACCGCGCCTGGAAGCAGACCGGTGAGGACATCGAGACCGCGCGCGAGTTCGCCGCCTCCGACCCGGACTTCGCCGCCGAGGTCAAGGACCTGGAGCGGCAGCGCGAGGAGATCACCGAGAAGCTGCGCCTGCTGCTCGTGCCCCGGGACCCGTCCGACGACAAGGACGTCATCCTGGAGGTCAAGGCGGGCGCGGGCGGCGACGAGTCGGCGCTCTTCGCCGGTGACCTGCTCCGCATGTACCTGCGGTACGCGGAGCGCGTCGGCTGGAAGACCGAGATCATCGACGCCACCGAGTCCGAGCTGGGCGGCTACAAGGACGTCCAGGTCGCCGTGAAGACCAAGGGCGGCCAGGGTGCCACCGAGCCGGGACAGGGCGTCTGGGCCCGGCTGAAGTACGAGGGCGGCGTGCACCGCGTGCAGCGCGTGCCCTCCACCGAGTCCCAGGGCCGCATCCACACCTCGGCCGCCGGTGTCCTGGTGACGCCCGAGGCCGAGGAGATCGACGTCGAGATCCACGCGAACGACCTGCGCATCGACGTCTACCGCTCCTCGGGTCCCGGCGGCCAGTCCGTCAACACCACCGACTCCGCGGTGCGCATCACGCACCTGCCCACCGGAGTCGTCGCCTCCTGCCAGAACGAGAAGAGCCAGCTCCAGAACAAGGAGCAGGCCATGCGTATTCTGCGTTCCAGGCTGCTCGCGGCGGCCCAGGAGGAAGCGGAGAAGGAGGCCGCGGACGCGCGCCGCAGCCAGGTCCGCACCGTCGACCGCTCCGAGAAGATCCGGACGTACAACTTCCCGGAAAACCGGATCTCGGACCACCGCGTCGGTTTCAAGGCGTACAACTTGGACCAGGTGCTCGACGGCGACCTCGACGCGGTCATCCAGGCCTGCGTCGACGCGGACTCCGCCGCCAAGCTCGCCGCCGCGTAA
- the rpmE gene encoding 50S ribosomal protein L31, with the protein MKRDIHPEYFETQVSCTCGAEFTTRSTISSGTVRAEVCSECHPFYTGKQKILDTGGRVARFEARFGKAAGANK; encoded by the coding sequence TTGAAGCGCGACATCCACCCCGAGTACTTCGAGACCCAGGTCAGCTGCACCTGTGGCGCGGAGTTCACCACCCGCAGCACGATCTCCAGCGGCACCGTCCGTGCCGAGGTCTGCTCCGAGTGCCACCCGTTCTACACGGGCAAGCAGAAGATCCTCGACACCGGTGGCCGCGTGGCCCGCTTCGAGGCCCGCTTCGGCAAGGCTGCAGGCGCCAACAAGTAG
- a CDS encoding LCP family protein, with product MTDESTPADTTPKRQRGGGGRRRKPRPTRHKVLVGTAWAAASVVVLGGVGAGYVYFKLNGNIKGVDINAALGTDRPLDVDNGSQDILVLGSDSRSGDNAKYGKDEGAARSDTAMIVHVYKGHKKASIVSIPRDTLISRPQCKSVDGKTTDPGGQRQMFNTAYEVGGPACAVKTVEQMSGIRMDHYLEVDFTGFKKLIDTLGGVELTTKQPIKDEKSHLDLDAGKHTLDGEQALGLVRTRHGVGDGSDLGRIQLQQAFIKALLNQVKDVGVFSNPKKLFDLADDATSAITTDSDLNDVKSLASFANGLKGIGAGDMKMVTLPVEYDPADRNRVLPLEQAGKEVWGALKADKPIPKSATDKSAGDKGSVGSVVSSD from the coding sequence ATGACCGACGAGAGCACGCCGGCCGATACGACGCCGAAGCGTCAGCGCGGCGGAGGCGGCCGACGCCGCAAGCCCCGCCCCACGCGCCACAAGGTGCTCGTCGGCACGGCATGGGCCGCGGCCTCGGTGGTCGTACTCGGCGGAGTGGGCGCCGGCTACGTGTACTTCAAGCTCAACGGCAACATCAAGGGCGTCGACATCAACGCCGCGCTCGGCACCGACCGCCCGCTCGACGTCGACAACGGCTCCCAGGACATCCTCGTCCTCGGCTCGGACTCGCGCTCCGGTGACAACGCCAAGTACGGCAAGGACGAGGGCGCGGCCCGCTCGGACACCGCGATGATCGTCCACGTCTACAAGGGCCACAAGAAGGCCAGCATCGTCTCCATACCCCGCGACACCCTGATATCCCGGCCCCAGTGCAAGTCCGTGGACGGCAAGACGACCGACCCCGGCGGCCAGCGGCAGATGTTCAACACGGCGTACGAGGTCGGCGGCCCGGCCTGCGCCGTCAAGACCGTCGAGCAGATGTCCGGCATCAGGATGGACCACTACCTCGAGGTCGACTTCACGGGCTTCAAGAAGCTCATCGACACCCTCGGCGGCGTCGAGCTCACCACGAAGCAGCCCATCAAGGACGAGAAGAGCCACCTCGACCTCGACGCGGGCAAGCACACCCTCGACGGCGAGCAGGCGCTCGGCCTCGTCCGCACCCGGCACGGCGTCGGTGACGGCAGTGACCTGGGCCGCATCCAGCTCCAGCAGGCGTTCATCAAGGCCCTGCTCAACCAGGTCAAGGACGTCGGCGTCTTCAGCAACCCGAAGAAGCTCTTCGACCTCGCGGACGACGCGACCAGCGCCATCACCACCGACTCGGACCTGAACGACGTGAAGTCCCTGGCGAGCTTTGCCAACGGCCTCAAGGGCATCGGCGCGGGCGACATGAAGATGGTCACGCTGCCCGTCGAGTACGACCCCGCGGACCGCAACCGCGTGCTGCCCCTGGAGCAGGCGGGCAAGGAGGTCTGGGGCGCGCTCAAGGCCGACAAGCCCATCCCCAAGTCCGCCACGGACAAGTCGGCGGGCGACAAGGGCTCCGTGGGCTCCGTGGTGAGCAGCGACTGA
- the rho gene encoding transcription termination factor Rho produces the protein MSDTTDLMGVTADTPATDASAAPATGASAGSRRRRGTGLEGMVLAELQQVASGLGIKGTGRMRKSQLIEVIKEAQAGGGAPAKSAAAADTAETKPKRRATSKARTGEDAAESTGKAGKAADKSEGGKAEKVTAKAAAQQQIDIPGQPASEDKAAGERRRRRATADAGSPETVTAEAKGESKAEAKGDASEAKGGEGAGDNAEGRRDRRDRQGRGRDRDRRGNKGDDQQQGGGRQDRQDRQQQGGGRQDRQDRQRDNGPQDDDDFDGGRRGRRGRYRDRRGRRGRDEGGFGNEPQVSDDDVLIPVAGILDILDNYAFIRTSGYLPGPNDVYVSLAQVRKNGLRKGDHITGAVRQPKDGERREKFNALVRLDSANGMAAESGRGRPEFNKLTPLYPQDRLRLETDPGVLTTRIIDLVAPIGKGQRGLIVAPPKTGKTMIMQAIANAITHNNPECHLMVVLVDERPEEVTDMQRSVKGEVISSTFDRPAEDHTTVAELAIERAKRLVELGHDVVVLLDSITRLGRAYNLAAPASGRILSGGVDSTALYPPKRFFGAARNIEDGGSLTILATALVDTGSRMDEVIFEEFKGTGNAELKLDRKLADKRIFPAVDVDASGTRKEEILLGSDELAITWKLRRVLHALDQQQAIELLLDKMKQTKSNAEFLLQIQKTTPAPGNGND, from the coding sequence GTGAGCGACACCACCGATCTGATGGGCGTGACTGCCGACACGCCCGCCACGGACGCCTCCGCGGCGCCTGCCACCGGTGCTTCGGCCGGGTCCCGGCGGCGCCGCGGCACCGGCCTCGAGGGCATGGTGCTGGCGGAACTGCAGCAGGTCGCATCGGGCCTTGGGATCAAGGGCACCGGGCGCATGCGCAAGAGCCAGCTGATCGAGGTCATCAAGGAGGCGCAGGCAGGGGGCGGAGCCCCGGCGAAGAGCGCCGCCGCCGCGGACACCGCGGAGACCAAGCCGAAGCGCCGCGCCACCTCCAAGGCCCGTACGGGCGAGGACGCCGCGGAGAGCACCGGCAAGGCGGGCAAGGCCGCCGACAAGAGCGAGGGCGGCAAGGCCGAGAAGGTCACCGCCAAGGCCGCCGCCCAGCAGCAGATCGACATCCCCGGCCAGCCCGCCAGCGAGGACAAGGCCGCGGGTGAGCGTCGTCGTCGCAGGGCCACCGCCGACGCGGGCAGCCCGGAGACCGTCACCGCCGAGGCGAAGGGCGAGTCGAAGGCCGAGGCCAAGGGCGACGCGTCCGAGGCCAAGGGCGGCGAGGGCGCCGGCGACAACGCCGAGGGCCGCCGCGACCGCCGCGACCGGCAGGGCCGCGGCCGTGACCGCGACCGCCGCGGCAACAAGGGCGACGACCAGCAGCAGGGTGGCGGCCGCCAGGACCGCCAGGACCGTCAGCAGCAGGGCGGCGGCCGTCAGGACCGCCAGGACCGGCAGCGGGACAACGGTCCGCAGGACGACGACGACTTCGACGGCGGCCGCCGCGGCCGCCGCGGCCGTTACCGGGACCGCCGGGGCCGTCGCGGCCGTGACGAGGGCGGCTTCGGCAACGAGCCGCAGGTCTCCGACGACGACGTCCTGATCCCCGTTGCGGGCATCCTGGACATCCTCGACAACTACGCCTTCATCCGTACGTCGGGTTACCTCCCGGGTCCGAACGACGTGTACGTCTCGCTCGCCCAGGTCCGCAAGAACGGCCTGCGCAAGGGTGACCACATCACCGGAGCCGTCCGCCAGCCCAAGGACGGCGAGCGCCGCGAGAAGTTCAACGCGCTCGTCCGCCTCGACTCGGCGAACGGCATGGCGGCCGAATCCGGGCGCGGGCGACCGGAGTTCAACAAGCTGACGCCCCTTTACCCGCAGGACAGGCTCCGCCTGGAGACCGACCCGGGCGTGCTCACCACCCGCATCATCGACCTCGTCGCGCCCATCGGTAAGGGACAGCGCGGTCTGATCGTGGCCCCGCCGAAGACCGGCAAGACCATGATCATGCAGGCGATCGCCAACGCGATCACGCACAACAACCCCGAGTGCCACCTGATGGTCGTCCTGGTCGACGAGCGTCCGGAAGAGGTCACCGACATGCAGCGGTCGGTGAAGGGCGAGGTCATCTCCTCGACCTTCGACCGTCCCGCCGAGGACCACACCACGGTCGCCGAGCTCGCCATCGAGCGCGCCAAGCGTCTGGTGGAGCTGGGCCACGACGTCGTCGTGCTGCTCGACTCGATCACGCGTCTGGGCCGTGCGTACAACCTCGCCGCCCCGGCCTCGGGCCGCATCCTGTCCGGTGGTGTCGACTCGACGGCGCTCTACCCGCCCAAGCGCTTCTTCGGCGCCGCGCGCAACATCGAGGACGGCGGCTCGCTGACCATCCTCGCGACCGCGCTCGTCGACACCGGTTCGCGCATGGACGAGGTGATCTTCGAGGAGTTCAAGGGCACCGGCAACGCCGAGCTCAAGCTCGACCGCAAGCTCGCGGACAAGCGCATCTTCCCCGCGGTGGACGTCGACGCGTCCGGTACCCGTAAGGAAGAGATCCTGCTCGGCAGCGACGAGCTCGCCATCACCTGGAAGCTGCGTCGCGTGCTGCACGCGCTCGACCAGCAGCAGGCGATCGAGCTGCTCCTGGACAAGATGAAGCAGACGAAGTCGAACGCGGAGTTCCTGCTCCAGATCCAGAAGACGACCCCGGCGCCGGGCAACGGCAACGACTAG
- the thrB gene encoding homoserine kinase produces MAGPAFRAAAVRVRVPATSANLGPGFDALGLALGLYDDVVVRVADSGLNIDIAGEGSETLPRDESHLLVRSLRTAFDLLGGQPRGLEIVCANRIPHGRGLGSSSAAICAGIVAARAVTIGGEAKLDDAALLELATEIEGHPDNVAACLLGGFTLSWMDGGAARAIRMEPADSIVPVVFVPGRPVLTETARGLLPRTVPHVDAAANAGRAALLVEALTRRPELLLPATEDRLHQEYRTPAMPESAALVERLRADGVPAVISGAGPTVLALAEDSAADKVARLAGEGWAANRLALDATGASVLPLAP; encoded by the coding sequence ATGGCCGGTCCCGCGTTCCGCGCCGCCGCCGTCCGGGTGCGCGTCCCCGCCACCAGCGCCAACCTCGGCCCGGGCTTCGACGCCCTCGGCCTGGCGCTCGGTCTGTACGACGACGTGGTCGTCCGGGTGGCCGACTCAGGCCTGAACATCGACATCGCGGGGGAGGGCAGCGAGACCCTTCCGCGCGACGAGTCGCATCTGCTCGTACGCTCCCTGCGCACCGCCTTCGACCTGCTGGGCGGACAGCCGCGCGGACTTGAGATCGTCTGCGCCAACCGCATCCCGCACGGCCGGGGCCTCGGCTCCTCCTCCGCCGCCATCTGCGCCGGAATCGTCGCCGCGCGCGCCGTGACGATAGGTGGCGAGGCCAAGCTGGACGACGCCGCGCTGCTCGAACTCGCCACCGAGATCGAGGGGCACCCCGACAACGTCGCCGCGTGCCTGCTCGGCGGATTCACGCTCTCCTGGATGGACGGGGGAGCGGCGCGCGCGATCAGGATGGAACCCGCCGATTCCATCGTTCCGGTGGTTTTCGTGCCGGGAAGGCCCGTCCTCACCGAGACCGCGCGCGGACTGCTCCCGCGCACCGTCCCGCACGTCGACGCGGCCGCCAACGCGGGCCGGGCCGCGCTGCTCGTCGAGGCCCTGACCAGGCGCCCCGAGCTGCTCCTGCCCGCCACCGAGGACCGTCTGCACCAGGAGTACCGCACCCCGGCCATGCCGGAGAGCGCCGCCCTGGTGGAGCGGCTGCGCGCCGACGGCGTGCCCGCGGTGATCTCCGGCGCGGGGCCCACGGTCCTCGCGCTGGCCGAAGACAGTGCGGCCGACAAGGTCGCACGTTTGGCAGGAGAGGGCTGGGCGGCCAATCGCCTGGCGCTCGACGCCACAGGCGCGAGCGTGCTGCCGCTTGCGCCCTGA
- the thrC gene encoding threonine synthase, whose translation MTHQWRGIIEEYRDRLPVSGTTPVVTLREGGTPLVPAQVLSERTGCEVHLKVEGANPTGSFKDRGMTMAITKAKEEGAQAVICASTGNTSASAAAYAVRAGMVCAVLVPQGKIALGKMGQALVYGSKILQVDGNFDDCLNLARGLSENYPVALVNSVNPYRIEGQKTASFEIVDALGDAPDIHVLPVGNAGNITAYWKGYKEYAADSVSTRTPRMWGFQASGSAPIVRGEIVKDPSTIATAIRIGNPASWDFALAARDESDGVIDEVTDREILRAYKLLASQEGVFVEPASAASVAGLLKAAEQGKVDKGQRIVCTVTGNGLKDPDWAVAGAPQPVTVPVDAAAAAERLGLA comes from the coding sequence ATGACCCACCAGTGGCGCGGAATCATCGAGGAGTACCGGGACCGTCTTCCGGTCTCCGGCACGACGCCGGTCGTGACGCTTCGCGAGGGCGGTACGCCGCTCGTACCCGCGCAGGTGCTCTCCGAGCGCACGGGCTGCGAGGTCCACCTCAAGGTCGAGGGCGCCAACCCCACGGGGTCCTTCAAGGACCGCGGCATGACCATGGCCATCACCAAGGCCAAGGAGGAGGGCGCGCAGGCCGTCATCTGCGCCTCCACCGGCAACACGTCCGCCTCGGCCGCCGCCTACGCGGTCCGCGCCGGAATGGTCTGTGCCGTCCTGGTCCCGCAGGGCAAGATCGCGCTCGGCAAGATGGGCCAGGCGCTCGTCTACGGCTCGAAGATCCTCCAGGTCGACGGCAACTTCGACGACTGCCTGAACCTGGCCCGCGGCCTCTCCGAGAACTACCCGGTGGCGCTGGTCAATTCGGTCAACCCGTACCGCATCGAGGGCCAGAAGACCGCGTCCTTCGAGATCGTCGACGCGCTCGGCGACGCCCCCGACATCCACGTCCTCCCCGTCGGCAACGCGGGCAACATCACCGCCTACTGGAAGGGCTACAAGGAGTACGCCGCCGACTCGGTGTCGACGCGCACTCCCCGGATGTGGGGCTTCCAGGCCTCGGGCTCGGCGCCCATCGTGCGCGGCGAGATCGTCAAGGACCCCTCGACGATCGCCACCGCGATTCGCATCGGCAACCCCGCGTCCTGGGACTTCGCCCTCGCCGCGCGCGACGAGTCGGACGGCGTCATCGACGAGGTGACGGACCGTGAGATCCTGCGCGCCTACAAGCTGTTGGCGTCCCAGGAGGGTGTCTTCGTGGAGCCCGCGTCGGCCGCGTCGGTCGCCGGTCTGCTGAAGGCCGCCGAGCAGGGCAAGGTCGACAAGGGCCAGCGGATCGTCTGTACGGTCACGGGCAACGGCCTCAAGGACCCCGACTGGGCCGTCGCGGGCGCCCCGCAGCCGGTCACCGTCCCGGTCGACGCGGCCGCCGCCGCCGAACGCCTCGGCCTGGCGTAA